In one Bradyrhizobium sp. 4 genomic region, the following are encoded:
- a CDS encoding SDR family oxidoreductase: protein MAAEKVALVTAGGSGMGAGAARRLAADGFRVAILSSSGKGEALAAELGGLGVTGSNKSNDDLKRLVDGAMAKWGRIDVLVNSAGHGPRAPITEITDEQWHTGLDTYLLNVIRPTRLVMPIMQTQKGGAIINISTAWAFEPSAMFPTSAVFRAGLAAFTKIFTDTHAADNIRMNNVLPGWIDSLPELDARRDSVPMRRYGKVEEIAATISFLASDGAAYITGQNIRVDGGLTRSV from the coding sequence ATGGCAGCAGAGAAGGTCGCACTCGTGACCGCCGGCGGCAGCGGCATGGGGGCAGGGGCTGCGCGCCGGCTCGCAGCCGACGGCTTTCGCGTCGCGATCCTGTCCTCCTCCGGCAAGGGCGAGGCGCTGGCAGCCGAGCTCGGCGGATTGGGGGTCACCGGTTCCAACAAGTCGAACGACGATCTGAAGCGGCTTGTCGACGGCGCGATGGCCAAATGGGGACGCATCGACGTGCTCGTCAACAGCGCGGGCCACGGGCCCCGGGCGCCGATCACGGAGATCACCGACGAGCAATGGCACACCGGCCTCGACACCTATCTGCTCAACGTGATCCGTCCGACCCGGCTGGTGATGCCAATCATGCAAACGCAAAAGGGCGGCGCCATCATCAACATCTCGACCGCCTGGGCGTTCGAGCCGAGCGCGATGTTTCCGACGTCTGCGGTGTTCCGCGCCGGCCTTGCCGCCTTCACCAAGATCTTCACCGACACCCACGCCGCCGACAACATCCGCATGAACAATGTGCTGCCGGGCTGGATCGACAGCCTGCCAGAGCTAGATGCACGCCGCGACAGCGTGCCGATGCGGCGCTACGGCAAGGTCGAGGAGATCGCCGCGACGATCTCGTTCCTGGCGTCCGACGGCGCGGCCTACATCACGGGACAGAACATCCGCGTTGACGGCGGACTGACGCGTTCGGTCTGA